A genomic stretch from Bacillus marinisedimentorum includes:
- a CDS encoding dimethyl sulfoxide reductase anchor subunit family protein, which produces MHEWPLLIFTVALPAAVGGILFLWFAHGSLKKTTTDVSRLMKWPLVITALVAIVGLIGSFFHLGSPMSAINTVKGFGRSWMSNEIVFTGLFLALICITAGLALVYKKVKPVLMIVTGLVGLIAIYSMATTYAVTRINGWDHLNTYIVFFGTAFALGPVLGASLLVPGMEKEKRKDIIKRAFMISIFGIAIQVIGAAMFSAYTSEIQLITGGTAAEKLAPYSGMAGIRWVVELLGLGVLGYMALGTKQKLSYAFVYAALLVFVIAEGMSRYLFYVIGS; this is translated from the coding sequence ATGCATGAATGGCCGTTGTTAATTTTCACAGTCGCCCTACCGGCTGCTGTCGGCGGCATCCTGTTTCTCTGGTTTGCACACGGAAGCTTGAAAAAAACCACAACTGATGTAAGCCGTCTTATGAAATGGCCGCTCGTTATTACAGCGCTTGTCGCGATCGTCGGGTTAATCGGATCCTTCTTCCACCTCGGCAGCCCAATGAGTGCCATTAACACCGTCAAAGGGTTTGGGCGCTCGTGGATGAGTAACGAAATAGTCTTCACCGGCCTATTCCTGGCACTCATCTGCATCACTGCCGGACTGGCACTTGTGTATAAAAAAGTGAAGCCGGTTCTCATGATCGTCACGGGTTTAGTCGGATTGATTGCAATCTATTCAATGGCAACAACATATGCGGTTACCCGGATTAATGGGTGGGACCATCTGAATACGTACATTGTTTTCTTCGGTACCGCCTTCGCCCTTGGTCCGGTTCTTGGCGCAAGCCTGCTAGTTCCAGGCATGGAGAAGGAAAAACGGAAAGATATCATAAAACGCGCATTCATGATCAGCATCTTCGGGATTGCCATCCAGGTGATCGGAGCGGCAATGTTCTCCGCCTATACTTCTGAAATCCAATTGATTACAGGCGGAACCGCGGCAGAAAAACTCGCTCCTTACTCAGGAATGGCCGGCATCCGCTGGGTTGTTGAATTGCTTGGGCTCGGTGTTCTGGGCTATATGGCGCTCGGAACGAAACAAAAACTGAGTTATGCGTTTGTCTATGCGGCACTGCTCGTCTTCGTCATCGCTGAAGGCATGAGCCGATATCTGTTTTATGTGATCGGATCTTGA